A segment of the Pieris napi chromosome 5, ilPieNapi1.2, whole genome shotgun sequence genome:
TTGTATTCAGTCGCCTTTTCAAGGCTAGCTAAATTATCTTAACTATAAATATCTATGTTATATTGCGAATATTTCTAGACGGCATACGATGTAAGAAATATCTACACAATCACTAAGTACTCTACTGGCGTGACCATACTGAAAATATTGCCAGGGCCTAGGCATGGTCCAATGGTAGAGTAcgagttattttatattatcctAAACATAAAAGCGAATATCTGAAATCCAAACTCCAGCGTTATATTTATAccattgtatttttaaggCATAACAAGTAAATCGTTCATAAAGTAACATTCGCATTCATAAAGTAATGAAAGCGTTGTTTGTTTCAGTTATGCCAGCCTTTGTGACTTCCGTTACAGTGTTATCAAACGGAAATAGTCCAGAAACTAAAACAAGACATATGCTAATAGAATCAAACAAGTTCAACCCCATAACACCAAGACCAGAAAGCGTCATCAAATACAAAACTAATAAGGTCATCAAAAGTAACTCAACCAAAATAGGAATAAATGAAAGGTATCGAAGGTTAATACCGTACATGACATTCTATTATGCAAACGATATAGCAACTCCGTCCACTGTGCCACAACAGGATCAAGGAAAGTCAGTTGAAGTCGATAAGGCAGAAATTATCGAGACTGGCAACATCAATCCTAATCAGAGAGAAGAACGAGTAATTAATTCCTTTCtaagacataaaaatatacctaggTATCAAGGAAATCGATTGACGCAACACAATATCGCATCAGCTAATCCAGGCAAATTGTACTTAAAAGAGGTCCCTACATTTTACCAACCATCAAATAAGTACACTCCAAATTATAATCCTCTTTTAGTTGAACACGATTTCCACGAAGACAGAGAGCGTGAGTATGAAAAATTCATCGCCAAACCTATCAAAGCCCCAAGTTCACCATTCACACAACAAACAAGAAAaccctttttaaatttttaccaaAATGATGATGCTAATGTACAATATTATCTATCAGAAAAGGAGGTTGCACCAAAATATAAACTGATTCCATACGAGCAGTCACCTCCAATAAAAACTTTCACACAATATGAGAACGTAGAGCCAGTCAACCATTACAACGTTCAACATGCTCCAAAAGAacctatttatattaaacccAGGCCGAAGCCAACACCGccacaatttatttacatacacgACAATGAACAATATCGGCCGAAGAGACCACCAACCACAATATCTGAAATGTACTATGAAAAACAAACTCCTGTAGCACCACTGGCAGAACCGATTATTGAAAGTGGATTTCAACCAATCTTAGCATCTAGGCCTCTATCAACCGAAAGACCACAATACACTCCAGTATATCATCAACAGCCACCAAAATTGGAAAGGCCACCAGAAGATGTTGTAATTAGAAAGCCGagttatcaatatattttagaagaaTCGTCCTATATACCAAAACCAACGCACAacgaaaatacaaaaacagcaAGTTTAGCCGACCTTCTGAATTCATTacagataaataaatctataccCAAACCCATAACAAAGGATAATGTCAGTGCATCAATTACAACGTTACTTCAAGTTTTGAATACTTTAAGAGCGCAACAGAATGAAATTGAACCACCCGTTTTAAGCACACCTAAAGCTTTCGAAGCTCCACAATTAGTCCATACTACCCCAACACCTGTTTCACACGCTGCAGTGGAACAACCCCCTCAAGGCGGCGATTTTGAGGAACCTTATTTAGCACAAGTTAATTCGCCTTCCCAACATTTGGACGGTATGTATGTGAATACTTGTTTTTCattgatataataaaaatgtaactatacttgacatattaaatttcagaatACCCATCTAGTGGAAGCAGCCAGCAATTTCCTCAACCCATACATTCTGATGAAGAGGGCGGGACACCTGGACGCCCTGGAGTGGACTATCCGATTTTGACCGTTATTCCGCCAACGAAATTCGACTGCAAAACCCAACGGTATAAAGGCTTTTTCGCTGATCCTGAAACACGATGCCAGGTATGACAAAAATGCATTATAATCTTGTTTAAGTTACAAATAAGATGCTTAAATAGGTTCATAATTCCATAAGTTCATTTTACAGTAAGTGCCCGAACCTTTTAGCTTTAAGGTCCCGGTCTGCAGAAACAATACAAAACTAATCATTAATGTACTGTCTGAGTTCTGACAGAAAAATTAACAGTTTAAACTATGATTAAACGCTTTTTGCAGGTCTGGCATTATTGTGACCTCAACGGTGGGCAAGCGTCGTTTTTGTGCCCCAATGGA
Coding sequences within it:
- the LOC125049847 gene encoding uncharacterized protein LOC125049847, translating into MDRWMLILCVMPAFVTSVTVLSNGNSPETKTRHMLIESNKFNPITPRPESVIKYKTNKVIKSNSTKIGINERYRRLIPYMTFYYANDIATPSTVPQQDQGKSVEVDKAEIIETGNINPNQREERVINSFLRHKNIPRYQGNRLTQHNIASANPGKLYLKEVPTFYQPSNKYTPNYNPLLVEHDFHEDREREYEKFIAKPIKAPSSPFTQQTRKPFLNFYQNDDANVQYYLSEKEVAPKYKLIPYEQSPPIKTFTQYENVEPVNHYNVQHAPKEPIYIKPRPKPTPPQFIYIHDNEQYRPKRPPTTISEMYYEKQTPVAPLAEPIIESGFQPILASRPLSTERPQYTPVYHQQPPKLERPPEDVVIRKPSYQYILEESSYIPKPTHNENTKTASLADLLNSLQINKSIPKPITKDNVSASITTLLQVLNTLRAQQNEIEPPVLSTPKAFEAPQLVHTTPTPVSHAAVEQPPQGGDFEEPYLAQVNSPSQHLDEYPSSGSSQQFPQPIHSDEEGGTPGRPGVDYPILTVIPPTKFDCKTQRYKGFFADPETRCQVWHYCDLNGGQASFLCPNGTIFSQAGLTCDWWFNVRCASTAQLYVLNESLYKFILPHSPKFPEDYSGPLVDKYLTLKFKEMEEQFKKNKNKNAASEKIDNEDEPDTMVQEETSTENKSDIEGRAIGNGGVTIQSAGSSGNVERLQEK